From Strix uralensis isolate ZFMK-TIS-50842 chromosome 1, bStrUra1, whole genome shotgun sequence, a single genomic window includes:
- the WNT9A gene encoding protein Wnt-9a — MLDGHVLLGWLSSCALLGLLACAPRPSAAYFGLTGNEPLTILPLTSEMEEAAIKAHYKVCDRLKLEKKQRRMCRRDPGVAETLMEAISMSALECQYQFRFERWNCTLEGRYRASLLKRGFKETAFLFAISSAGLTHAMAKACSAGRMERCTCDEAPDLENREAWQWGGCGDNLKYSNKFVKEFLGRKPNKDLRARVDFHNNLVGMKVIKAGVETTCKCHGVSGSCTVRTCWRQLSPFHEIGKQLKQKYETSLKVGSTTNEATGEGDISPPKKSIPGHSDQIPRTTDLVYIDDSPSFCMMSRYSPGTSGRKCYKDKNCDSICCGRGHNTQSRVVTRPCQCQVRWCCYVECKQCTQREEVYTCKD, encoded by the exons GCTGACGGGGAACGAACCCCTGACCATCCTCCCTCTGACTTCAGAAATGGAGGAAGCTGCCATCAAAGCCCACTACAAAGTCTGTGACCGCCTGAAGCTGGAGAAGAAGCAGCGCAGGATGTGCCGGCGGGACCCTGGCGTGGCCGAGACCCTGATGGAGGCCATCAGCATGAGTGCACTGGAGTGCCAGTACCAGTTTCGCTTTGAGCGCTGGAACTGCACCCTTGAGGGTCGCTACAGGGCCAGCTTGCTAAAGAGAG GTTTTAAAGAGACAGCCTTCTTGTTCGCCATCTCCTCTGCAGGACTAACGCACGCCATGGCCAAGGCGTGTAGCGCAGGGCGGATGGAGCGTTGCACCTGCGATGAGGCCCCTGACCTGGAGAACCGTGAGGCTTGGCAGTGGGGTGGCTGCGGCGACAACCTGAAATACAGCAACAAGTTTGTCAAGGAGTTCCTGGGGAGGAAGCCCAACAAAGACCTGCGAGCCAGGGTGGACTTCCACAATAACCTCGTGGGCATGAAG GTCATCAAAGCTGGAGTGGAAACAACCTGTAAATGCCATGGCGTATCGGGCTCCTGTACTGTCCGAACTTGCTGGAGGCAGCTCTCTCCATTCCATGAAATAGGgaagcagctgaagcagaagtACGAGACGTCGCTCAAAGTGGGCAGCACTACCAATGAGGCCACGGGGGAAGGTGACATCTCCCCACCCAAGAAGTCCATCCCTGGTCACAGTGATCAAATCCCAAGGACTACAGATCTTGTCTACATTGACGATTCCCCAAGCTTCTGCATGATGAGTAGATACTCACCTGGGACTTCGGGAAGGAAATGTTACAAAGACAAGAACTGTGACAGCATCTGCTGCGGGCGAGGGCACAATACGCAGAGCCGGGTGGTCACCCGTCCATGCCAGTGCCAGGTCCGTTGGTGCTGCTATGTGGAATGCAAGCAATGCACCCAGAGAGAAGAGGTTTACACCTGCAAAGATTGA